One window of Papilio machaon chromosome 18, ilPapMach1.1, whole genome shotgun sequence genomic DNA carries:
- the LOC106721754 gene encoding zinc finger MYM-type protein 3 isoform X1, producing the protein MDNDEKVPTLSECPIKDDGDGKRNVDEDSKETETATDEITSENVKSEVKELQSDINCVSDLEITNKPQNHVDHIASDKEGCVENSQSSESDNIVPLDESSAAEQENKEEPKEVDNGLSYVNTFEKSNDTEGNENVQETSPEYVSQEESTDSQRQETEKQEEKTNVEDEITDIKEETTGLQEESSDIQEKRSDSQEERTDTQESADKPQESAATQESADTQEEKTNVNETSEKTDNEDRDEKKHEVGKPEFETAPNISIDEPQDDHTQALDPFDTLLREQNDSVTETTETATQATVNVLDEEDDHDDYNADNPVDDDDEHNAEDVSLEDNVVAELGEEPGADEEVCLLPDTEREISEADKAEAEKVLAEKRKQAEAAASELAEDNEPKKESEAEAEKENDNTEEATNSETGDAAFEVEDEQDDASQENGDKENENEVSADAGSYVLNTIQEIEPSTRTCIQCKTEKDCIYHLPNNNESEEYICSEECLKSFLSESPTQAPVADSKYVVEEISPELLTCSECEENKECYFYYKLDGEDTNYCSLNCLHSMMADEKDKYVIKRRKIVLNEIKLKKMCFVCNEKKKCSFSMIQYGFTQYICDQVCVKNLNDTENGRYVLMKKRPTPKVKQTNTSQTNPPLLKLKVISNATDKYLDEAYKIQTKTPAMIQAAKEERQRTFIRSCTQCYLMLSSEERMLTWETMDFCNEVCLGRYQNRIGARCANCNSAVQHTSLGKYCVRFGYDIRQFCNSSCLEEFKKSLKICCYCQKDISAGLQGFLAPVGDKGQFKDFCSQLCVEKFDHMSKNPIPKPVWAKCAVCALRKATTIEVEVSEGVSQRLCSDPCFAAFKFVNNLFPDQCCWCKKYFERKIAKAFTIYENSSPQCFCTKSCMNVYISNSRHIVPCNWCKVKKYNFDMIRRVQTNGQIVLMCSLNCLNLYQVSVNAVSSRRTKCDMCKRTSLAQYHLTMSDATVRNFCTYQCVMSFQGQYSKHPPLVSGETLEQAKAVPTGAPRRTYPSAKNSAKNVQRNTSTLPVISNVQSLAPQQPTAASASNARSKSKRIAAQVSPEPETAPRTPSPPPPPPKPLTPPPPPPPKVYNHVIVKTLPPHEVANKATMTKPMMVSKGVSCRPHPCTKECQTDSSLERKILIPVPVPIYVPVPCAMWSLPFPIPVPIPLPIPTPVFIPTTRNSAKGIMKEINKIHDKMPTDPFEAELLMMAEMVAGDKKKDHSDSDTDDDNEDTFSPVGGMDGNNAFGEDMLQMALKMATEYEDQPVDLESAMTANTITPSSHPGMPGLEGEGMHAHQMMVLEQQRAVAALRATAPRKRAPAPEAAPPPARATRSKRRRAEPAPPPPEPPREPVEKPDANMCLKYTFGVNAWKQWVMTKNAEIEKSSIRRKPFKSEILQLTADELNYSLCLFVKEVRKPNGSEYAPDTIYYLVLGIQQYLFENGRIDNIFTDPYYEKFTDCLDEVARKFSVLYNDSQYIVTRVEEEHLWESKQLGAHSPHVLLSTLMFFNTKHFNLVTVEEHMQLSFSHIMKHWKRNPNQPGQAKMPGSRNVLLRFYPPQSALEANSRKKKVYEQQENEDNPLRCPVKLYEFYISKCPESVRTRNDVFYLQPERSCVPDSPVWYSTQPLSRAALAKMLHRVKMVKEINIALLTS; encoded by the exons ATGGATAATGATGAAAAGGTTCCTACATTGTCGGAATGTCCTATAAAAGATGATGGGGATGGTAAAAGAAATGTTGACGAGGATTCAAAAGAAACGGAAACTGCTACGGACGAAATAACTAGTGAAAATGTGAAAAGTGAAGTAAAAGAATTACAAAGTGATATAAATTGTGTAAGTGACCTAGAGATTACAAACAAACCACAAAATCATGTGGACCATATTGCCAGTGATAAAGAAGGTTGTGTAGAAAACAGTCAATCTAGTGAAAGTGACAATATAGTGCCCTTAGACGAAAGCAGTGCTGCGGAGCAAg aaaataaagaagaacCTAAAGAAGTAGATAATGGATTAAGTTATGTAAATACTTTTGAAAAAAGTAATGACACAGAAGGAAATGAAAATGTACAAGAAACATCACCAGAATATGTATCACAAGAAGAAAGTACAGATTCACAAAGACAAGAAACAGAAAAACaagaagaaaaaacaaatgtagaaGACGAAATAACTGATATAAAGGAAGAAACCACAGGTTTGCAAGAAGAAAGTTCAGATATACAAGAAAAGAGATCAGATTCACAAGAAGAAAGAACAGATACACAAGAAAGTGCAGATAAACCACAAGAAAGTGCAGCTACACAAGAAAGTGCAGATACACaagaagaaaaaacaaatgttaatGAGACGAGTGAAAAGACAGACAACGAGGATAGggatgaaaaaaaacatgagGTTGGAAAACCTGAATTTGAAACTGCCCCCAATATTTCAATTGACGAACCCCAAGATGATCATACTCAG GCACTTGATCCATTTGATACTTTATTGAGGGAACAAAATGATTCAGTGACAGAAACTACAGAAACGGCAACACAAGCAACTGTCAATGTATTAGATGAGGAAGATGATCATGATGATTATAATGCTGACAATCCAgtggatgatgatgatgaacatAATGCag aagATGTTTCACTAGAGGATAATGTGGTGGCCGAACTTGGGGAAGAGCCGGGCGCAGATGAAGAGGTGTGCTTACTCCCCGACACAGAGCGGGAAATTTCTGAAGCCGATAAAGCTGAGGCGGAGAAGGTGCTTGCAGAAAAAAGAAAGCAGGCTGAGG cAGCTGCATCTGAATTAGCAGAAGATAATGAACCTAAAAAGGAGAGTGAAGCAGAAGCAGAAAAAGAGAATGATAATACAGAGGAGGCAACAAATAGTGAGACGGGGGACGCAGCATTCGAAGTTGAAGACGAACAGGATGACGCCTCACAAGAAAATGGAG ATaaggaaaatgaaaatgaagtaTCGGCAGATGCTGGCAGTTATGTTTTGAATACTATTCAAGAAATTGAACCTTCAACAAGAACATGTATTCAATGTAAAACAGAAAAAGACTGCATTTACCATTTACCAAACAATAATGAAAGTGAAGAATATATTTGTAGTGAAGAATGTTTAAAATCATTTCTATCAGAAAGCCCAACACAAGCTCCAGTTGCCGACTCTAAATATGTTGTTGAAGAAATTAGTCCAGAGTTACTTACTTGTTCAGAATGTGAAGAGAATAAAGAATgctatttctattataaattgGATGGAGAAGACACAAATTATTGTTCATTAAATTGCTTACATAGCATGATGGCGgatgaaaaagataaatatgttataaaaagaagaaagatagtattgaatgaaataaaattgaaaaagatgtgttttgtttgtaatgaGAAGAAAAAATGTTCATTCTCAATGATACAGTATGGATTTACACAATATATTTGTGACCAAGTTTGTGTTAAGAATTTAAACGATACAGAAAATGGTAGATATGTGTTGATGAAGAAACGTCCTACGCCAaaagttaaacaaacaaataccTCTCAAACGAACCCACcattgttgaaattaaaagtaataagtaatgccacagataaatatttagatgagGCATATAAAATACAGACAAAAACTCCGGCAATGATACAAGCGGCTAAAGAGGAAAGACAACGAACATTTATCCGTTCATGTACACAATGTTACTTAATGTTGTCTTCCGAGGAACGGATGTTGACCTGGGAGACGATGGACTTTTGTAATGAGGTTTGTTTGGGACGTTATCAGAATAGGATCGGAGCTAGATGCGCTAATTGTAACAGTGCCGTACAGCATACTAGTTTAGGAAAATACTGCGTTAGATTCGGATATGACATCCGTCAGTTTTGTAATTCTAGCTGTTtagaggaatttaaaaaatccttGAAAATTTGTTGTTACTGCCAAAAGGATATTTCGGCTGGATTGCAAGGATTTCTAGCGCCCGTGGGCGATAAAGGACAGTTTAAAGACTTTTGTTCTCAATTATGTGTGGAAAAGTTTGACCATATGAGTAAAAATCCCATTCCCAAGCCGGTGTGGGCCAAGTGCGCGGTTTGTGCACTTCGTAAGGCCACCACCATTGAGGTGGAGGTCAGTGAAGGTGTATCACAGAGGCTGTGTTCCGATCCGTGTTTTGCTGCTttcaaatttgtaaataacctTTTCCCAG atcaATGTTGCtggtgtaaaaaatattttgaaagaaaaatagcAAAAGCTTTTACAATCTACGAAAACTCTAGCCCGCAATGTTTTTGCACTAAATCCTGTATGAATGTGTACATCAGTAACTCACGTCACATAGTGCCGTGTAACTGGTGTAAAGTGAAGAAGTACAATTTCGACATGATACGACGCGTACAAACTAACGGACAGATAGTTTTAATGTGCTCACTAAATTGTTTGAATCTTTATCAAGTATCGGTTAATGCTGTTTCTTCAAGaag AACAAAATGTGACATGTGTAAACGCACCTCATTAGCGCAGTACCATTTGACAATGTCCGATGCCACAGTGAGAAACTTCTGTACATATCAATGTGTTATGTCATTCCAG GGTCAATACTCAAAACACCCTCCGCTGGTATCGGGTGAGACATTAGAACAGGCAAAGGCAGTACCGACCGGCGCGCCCAGGCGAACTTACCCATCggcaaaaaatt CTGCCAAAAATGTACAACGGAACACATCAACACTGCCTGTTATATCGAACGTCCAGTCCCTGGCGCCTCAACAACCCACAGCTGCTTCTGCCTCCAACGCTCGCTCGAAGTCAAAACGTATCGCAGCACAAGTTTCACCGGAGCCGGAGaccgcaccccgcaccccctCGCCTCCGCCCCCACCCCCCAAACCCTTGACACCACCTCCACCACCGCCTCCCAAGGTCTACAACCACGTTATAGTGAAAACACTGCCTCCGCATGAAGTCGCTAACAAAGCCACCATGACGAAACCGATGATGGTATCAAAAGGTGTCTCCTGCCGTCCACATCCTTGTACGAAGGAATGTCAAACCGATTCCAGCTTAGAacggaaaatattaatacccGTGCCTGTACCGATTTATGTTCCCGTACCGTGTGCGATGTGGTCTTTACCCTTCCCGATACCCGTGCCCATTCCATTACCGATACCGACTCCAGTATTTATTCCAACAACGAGAAATTCAGCCAAGGGCATAATGAaggagataaataaaattcacgaTAAAATGCCGACGGATCCGTTTGAAGCAGAATTGCTAATGATGGCGGAAATGGTAGCCGGTGACAAGAAAAAGGATCACAGTGATTCAGAtactgatgatgataatg AAGATACATTCAGCCCGGTGGGGGGTATGGACGGCAACAATGCGTTCGGTGAGGACATGCTGCAGATGGCACTCAAGATGGCCACCGAGTACGAAGACCAGCCCGTAGACCTCGAGTCCGCGATGACGGCAAATACAATCACACCCAGCTCGCATCCTGGTATGCCCG GTCTGGAAGGTGAGGGTATGCACGCGCACCAGATGATGGTGCTGGAGCAGCAGCGTGCAGTGGCCGCACTCCGGGCGACGGCGCCCCGAAAACGTGCGCCTGCGCCCGAGGCGGCGCCTCCGCCCGCCCGCGCCACCCGCTCCAAACGCCGCCGCGCAGAGCCCGCGCCCCCACCGCCGGAGCCCCCGCGCGAACCTGTCGAAAAGCCCGACGCCAACATGTGCCTCAAG TATACGTTTGGTGTGAACGCATGGAAGCAGTGGGTGATGACGAAGAACGCGGAGATAGAGAAGAGCTCTATACGCCGCAAACCGTTCAAGTCTGAGATCTTACAGCTAACAGCTGACGAGTTGAACTACTCGCtctgtttgtttgttaagGAGGTGCGAAAACCCAACGGCAGTGAATATGCACCGGACACTATTTACTATTTGGTTTTAG gaATTCAACaatacttatttgaaaatggcagaatagataatatatttacggATCCATATTATGAGAAGTTTACAGATTGCTTGGACGAAGTTGCGAGGAAGTTTTCAGTTTTATATAACGATTCGC AGTACATTGTAACGAGAGTGGAAGAGGAGCATCTTTGGGAGAGCAAGCAGTTAGGCGCACATTCGCCTCACGTACTCTTGTCTACTTTAATGTTCTTTAATactaaacatttcaatttagtc ACGGTAGAGGAACATATGCAACTGTCATTCTCACACATAATGAAGCATTGGAAACGGAACCCCAATCAGCCGGGCCAGGCAAAGATGCCCGGGTCAAGGAATGTCTTGCTGCGATTCTACCCCCCACAGTCTGCACTGG AAGCTAATtcaagaaagaaaaaagtgtATGAACAACAAGAAAATGAAGATAATCCACTTCGCTGTCCTGTTAAATTGTATGAATTCTATATATCAAAATG TCCGGAGTCGGTGCGCACACGCAACGACGTGTTCTACTTACAACCGGAGCGGTCTTGTGTGCCCGACTCGCCGGTGTGGTACTCCACACAGCCACTCAGCCGCGCCGCGCTCGCAAAGATGCTGCACCGCGTGAAGATGGTCAAGGAGATCAACATCGCGCTACTCACCAGCTAA